The following are encoded together in the Humulus lupulus chromosome 5, drHumLupu1.1, whole genome shotgun sequence genome:
- the LOC133834473 gene encoding uncharacterized protein LOC133834473 isoform X1: protein MAAAEARTTWQRTASRCYFHDGVREKYSSCPSSSCSSKSEFDYSPDNAAKDHLHPFANYDVLTGRRRWWLNQEPNFVYHKNFISEEGISLEAQLEILSNDVCEESQTKKGFIAKTSCSMEQLRKVSVTCNENGQDTRIHELKAVSPRKTAAGKDVRDLWYLDEHYLNLDSLNCLVSQDPKKLSSDYESHWVGADKTEPWWRSACKDDLASLVAQKSLEHIENCDLPRPRAKNYRKQQQPSACSQNFDHDDVLSSPLDQMSESRFSNMDYSSGSPNSGCSPHETFSTTNINRHDAQDSTDNDQSKAQLLKALCLSQKRAREAEKAAKQAYSEKEHIITLLFRQASQLFAYKQWLQLLQIENICLQLKSKNQPIGNLFPSVKAPCKGSSRQAQKGHQHRAGKKRQGKPQHEINKSVVAFALGLGLASAGLLLGWTMGWLFPAI, encoded by the exons ATGGCAGCAGCAGAAGCAAGAACTACATGGCAGCGTACTGCTAGTCGTTGCTACTTCCATGACGGTGTGAGGGAAAAGTATTCTTCCTGCCCGTCGTCATCATGTTCCTCGAAGTCAGAGTTCGATTACTCACCTGATAATGCAGCAAAAGATCATCTGCACCCTTTTGCAAATTATGATGTGCTAACTGGTAGAAGAAGGTGGTGGTTGAATCAGGAACCCAACTTTGTTTATCACAAGAATTTTATTAGTGAGGAGGGAATTTCCTTGGAGGCTCAGCTTGAAATTTTGAGTAATGATGTTTGTGAAGAGAGTCAAACCAAGAAAGGATTTATTGCTAAGACTAGTTGTTCTATGGAGCAGCTGAGGAAGGTATCTGTCACTTGTAATGAAAATGGTCAGGATACAAGAATCCATGAACTCAAGGCTGTTAGTCCCCGAAAAACTGCTGCAGGAAAGGATGTGAGAGATTTATGGTACTTGGATGAACATTATTTAAATTTGGATTCTTTAAACTGCTTGGTTTCTCAAGATCCCAAGAAACTGTCTTCTGATTATGAATCTCACTGGGTTGGGGCTGACAAGACTGAGCCATGGTGGCGCAGTGCTTGTAAAGATGATTTGGCTTCCTTGGTTGCTCAGAAGTCACTTGAGCACATCGAGAATTGTGATCTTCCACGCCCCCGTGCTAAGAATTATAGGAAGCAACAGCAACCATCTGCTTGCTCACAGAATTTTGACCATGATGATGTTCTTTCTTCACCTTTAGATCAGATGTCCGAGTCAAGGTTCTCCAATATGGACTATTCTTCAGGAAGCCCAAATTCAGGCTGTTCACCTCATGAAACTTTCAG CACTACCAACATCAACAGGCATGATGCTCAAGATAGTACCGACAATGACCAAAGCAAAGCTCAGCTACTAAAAGCACTATGCCTCTCTCAGAAACGAGCAAGGGAAGCTGAGAAGGCTGCAAAGCAAGCTTATAGCGAGAAGGAACACATCATCACGCTACTTTTCAGACAGGCGTCCCAACTGTTTGCTTACAAGCAATGGCTTCAACTGCTGCAGATAGAGAACATCTGCCTCCAGCTTAAGAGCAAAAACCAACCAATTGGCAATCTCTTCCCATCTGTTAAGGCACCCTGCAAAGGTAGTAGTAGGCAAGCACAGAAGGGTCATCAGCACAGGGCTGGAAAGAAAAGGCAAGGCAAACCACAGCATGAGATCAACAAGTCTGTTGTTGCATTTGCATTGGGGTTAGGCCTTGCCAGTGCCGGTTTGCTCCTTGGATGGACAATGGGGTGGTTGTTTCCGGCCATTTAG
- the LOC133834472 gene encoding uncharacterized protein LOC133834472, with the protein MAAASRVLPPLSFHCFRRNKVRQHLESLLMLKDTNSFFVSVQKHSFDLKLSYMKPLRAFASVGPLETDSAPNNSQRSNTSSHRGNPADGELGFERELQEFFDEVKMMITMGNKNDAADLLRANYEAVKERMNAGARGMEEAALIDIIALGYMALGDLKFVGTLLRMLIEVVDSLKEEEQLLDPVLVHMGSMYSTLGKFEKSVSIYQRAIDIMEKKYGTNSVFLVTPFLGMAKALASIGKATKAIEFYHRSITVLESNRGLQSEDLVIPLFGLGNLLLQEGKAKDAETPFLRILDIYTKLHGEYDGRVGMAMCSLAHAKCAMGKADEAIHLYRNALQLVKDSNYLAMDDSTVEKIRIDLAELLHVVGRGKEGRELLEECLVITEKNKGKEHPSSVTHLINLATSHLRSKNFVEAERLLRTSLQIMSKTVGSDDQSITFPMLHLAVALYHLQRDEEAEQLALEALDIREKAFGKDSLPVAEALDCLVSIQNRLIKDDGVLLEKLKRVLRIQEKELGFESEEVLETLKKIVYYLDKLGRKDEKLSLQKRLSMLRKKFKQRIPY; encoded by the exons ATGGCGGCAGCTTCCCGTGTTCTACCTCCTCTCTCTTTCCACTGCTTCAG GAGGAACAAAGTTCGTCAACACTTGGAGTCACTCCTTATGCTGAAAGACACGAATTCCTTCTTTGTTTCTGTCCAAAAGCATAGCTTTGATTTGAAGCTCTCTTACATGAAGCCTCTCCGAGCTTTTGCTTCAGTGGGTCCTTTAGAAACGGATTCAGCTCCAAACAACAGTCAAAG GTCGAATACTTCTTCTCACAGGGGTAATCCTGCGGATGGAGAATTGGGTTTTGAGAGAGAGTTACAGGAGTTTTTTGATGAAGTCAAGATGATGATTACAATGGGAAACAAAAATGATGCCGCGGACCTGCTTCGAGCTAACTATGAAGCCGTAAAGGAAAGGATGAATGCAGGTGCCAGGGGCATGGAAGAAGCTGCTTTGATTGACATCATAGCTCTGGGATATATGGCCTTGGGAGACTTGAAATTCGTTGGCACCCTTTTGCGTATG TTGATTGAGGTGGTGGACAGTCTAAAGGAAGAGGAACAGCTTCTGGATCCTGTACTTGTGCATATGGGAAGTATGTACTCAACTTTGGGGAAGTTTGAGAAATCAGTATCCATATATCAAAGGGCCATTGATATTATGGAGAAAAAATATG GCACAAATAGTGTTTTTCTTGTGACACCATTTCTTGGCATGGCAAAAGCTCTTGCTTCTATAGGAAAAGCTACAAAAGCAATAGAATTCTACCATCGCTCAATTACCGTTTTGGAATCAAACAGAGGCCTTCAAAGTGAGGACCTAGTTATACCTTTATTTGGTCTTGGCAATCTGTTACTCCAAGAAGGGAAAGCTAAAGATGCAGAAACTCCTTTTTTAAG AATCTTGGATATATATACAAAGTTGCATGGAGAATATGATGGAAGAGTTGGAATGGCTATGTGTTCACTGGCTCATGCTAAGTGTGCTATGG gaaaagcTGATGAAGCAATTCACTTGTATAGAAATGCACTTCAGCTCGTCAAGGATTCAAATTATTTAGCAATGGATGACAGTACAGTGGAGAAGATCAGGATAGATTTGGCTGAATTACTTCATGTTGTTGGAAG agGAAAAGAAGGCCGAGAACTTCTAGAAGAATGCTTGGTAATCACTGAGAAGAACAAAGGGAAAGAACACCCAAGCTCAGTAACACACTTGATCAATCTTGCTACTTCCCATTTACGCTCGAAGAATTTCGTGGAGGCTGAGCGTTTGCTCCGGACTAGTCTACAAATCATGTCTAAAACAGTCGGTTCTGATGACCAATCCATTACATTCCCAATGCTGCATCTCGCAGTGGCTCTCTACCATTTGCAACGAGATGAAGAAGCCGAACAGCTCGCATTGGAGGCTTTAGACATCCGTGAAAAAGCATTTGGAAAAGACTCTCTACCAGTTG CTGAGGCTCTAGACTGTTTGGTTTCAATCCAAAATAGGTTGATAAAGGATGATGGAGTGTTATTGGAGAAGCTGAAGAGAGTGCTGAGAATCCAAGAGAAAGAGTTGGGTTTTGAGAGTGAGGAGGTTTTGGAAACTTTGAAAAAGATTGTGTATTATTTGGACAAACTAGGAAGGAAAGATGAGAAGTTATCTCTACAAAAAAGATTGTCAATGCTTAGAAAGAAATTCAAGCAAAGAATTCCATATTAA
- the LOC133834471 gene encoding uncharacterized protein LOC133834471, whose amino-acid sequence MAYIQNGRNALRQIIKEANLHSSDRMMNPLLYLSQGVRHRKLEVILTTNIEKLGKSGETVKVAPGHFRNHLMPKLLAVPNIEKYAYLIREQHKIFPPEEEKEEVKVVKVSKEDKMKEYERAAKRLDNARLVLRRLINVEKFRTRSTKDEPIELRTPVTADEIVAEVARQLCVQISPENLQLPSSLSTVGEYEVPLRLPKSIPLPAGKINWTLNVKVRTK is encoded by the exons ATGGCTTATATACAAAATGGTAGAAACGCTCTCCGCCAGATTATCAAGGAGGCCAACCTCCATAGCTCTGACCGCATGATGAACCCTCTTCTCTATCTTTCTCAAGGAGTTCGACACAGAAAGTTGGAAGTTATACTAACCACA AACATTGAAAAGCTTGGTAAATCTGGTGAGACAGTGAAGGTTGCTCCTGGGCATTTTCGCAATCACCTCATGCCCAAGTTGCTTGCTGTTCCTAATATTGAAAAATATGCTTATCTTATCAGGGAGCAGCACAAG ATTTTCCCGCCTGAAGAAGAGAAAGAGGAGGTGAAAGTGGTTAAAGTGTCTAAAGAAGATAAGATGAAAGAGTATGAAAGGGCAGCGAAACGTCTTGATAATGCTCGATTG GTGCTGCGGAGATTAATCAATGTTGAGAAGTTTCGGACTCGCTCGACAAAAGATGAGCCTATAGAATTGCGTACACCGGTCACCGCGGATGAGATTGTGGCTGAG GTGGCAAGGCAACTTTGTGTGCAGATATCTCCTGAAAACTTGCAGCTACCATCATCTTTGTCAACCGTGGGAGAGTATGAAGTGCCACTGCGCTTGCCAAAGTCAATTCCTTTGCCTGCTGGCAAGATTAACTGGACGCTTAATGTTAAAGTCAGGACCAAATAG
- the LOC133834473 gene encoding uncharacterized protein LOC133834473 isoform X2 — MAAAEARTTWQRTASRCYFHDGVREKYSSCPSSSCSSKSEFDYSPDNAAKDHLHPFANYDVLTGRRRWWLNQEPNFVYHKNFISEEGISLEAQLEILSNDVCEESQTKKGFIAKTSCSMEQLRKVSVTCNENGQDTRIHELKAVSPRKTAAGKDVRDLWYLDEHYLNLDSLNCLVSQDPKKLSSDYESHWVGADKTEPWWRSACKDDLASLVAQKSLEHIENCDLPRPRAKNYRKQQQPSACSQNFDHDDVLSSPLDQMSESRFSNMDYSSGSPNSGCSPHETFRHDAQDSTDNDQSKAQLLKALCLSQKRAREAEKAAKQAYSEKEHIITLLFRQASQLFAYKQWLQLLQIENICLQLKSKNQPIGNLFPSVKAPCKGSSRQAQKGHQHRAGKKRQGKPQHEINKSVVAFALGLGLASAGLLLGWTMGWLFPAI; from the exons ATGGCAGCAGCAGAAGCAAGAACTACATGGCAGCGTACTGCTAGTCGTTGCTACTTCCATGACGGTGTGAGGGAAAAGTATTCTTCCTGCCCGTCGTCATCATGTTCCTCGAAGTCAGAGTTCGATTACTCACCTGATAATGCAGCAAAAGATCATCTGCACCCTTTTGCAAATTATGATGTGCTAACTGGTAGAAGAAGGTGGTGGTTGAATCAGGAACCCAACTTTGTTTATCACAAGAATTTTATTAGTGAGGAGGGAATTTCCTTGGAGGCTCAGCTTGAAATTTTGAGTAATGATGTTTGTGAAGAGAGTCAAACCAAGAAAGGATTTATTGCTAAGACTAGTTGTTCTATGGAGCAGCTGAGGAAGGTATCTGTCACTTGTAATGAAAATGGTCAGGATACAAGAATCCATGAACTCAAGGCTGTTAGTCCCCGAAAAACTGCTGCAGGAAAGGATGTGAGAGATTTATGGTACTTGGATGAACATTATTTAAATTTGGATTCTTTAAACTGCTTGGTTTCTCAAGATCCCAAGAAACTGTCTTCTGATTATGAATCTCACTGGGTTGGGGCTGACAAGACTGAGCCATGGTGGCGCAGTGCTTGTAAAGATGATTTGGCTTCCTTGGTTGCTCAGAAGTCACTTGAGCACATCGAGAATTGTGATCTTCCACGCCCCCGTGCTAAGAATTATAGGAAGCAACAGCAACCATCTGCTTGCTCACAGAATTTTGACCATGATGATGTTCTTTCTTCACCTTTAGATCAGATGTCCGAGTCAAGGTTCTCCAATATGGACTATTCTTCAGGAAGCCCAAATTCAGGCTGTTCACCTCATGAAACTTTCAG GCATGATGCTCAAGATAGTACCGACAATGACCAAAGCAAAGCTCAGCTACTAAAAGCACTATGCCTCTCTCAGAAACGAGCAAGGGAAGCTGAGAAGGCTGCAAAGCAAGCTTATAGCGAGAAGGAACACATCATCACGCTACTTTTCAGACAGGCGTCCCAACTGTTTGCTTACAAGCAATGGCTTCAACTGCTGCAGATAGAGAACATCTGCCTCCAGCTTAAGAGCAAAAACCAACCAATTGGCAATCTCTTCCCATCTGTTAAGGCACCCTGCAAAGGTAGTAGTAGGCAAGCACAGAAGGGTCATCAGCACAGGGCTGGAAAGAAAAGGCAAGGCAAACCACAGCATGAGATCAACAAGTCTGTTGTTGCATTTGCATTGGGGTTAGGCCTTGCCAGTGCCGGTTTGCTCCTTGGATGGACAATGGGGTGGTTGTTTCCGGCCATTTAG